tgctttttaggGCCACAACAGTTCCAACAGAGGTGGTTACCCTGCACCACCTGAGTCCAGAAGATATGTCTGGgaatgagcttttttttttcttcttctttcattctttttattcCAAAATATACGTGGAACTTTAAGTGACTGTTGTACTTTTGAGAGATTCTCCAACAATGTCTTTTATTAACTTGTCCAATAAAAGAACAAGTCATGTGTTaacttgcactttttttttttattctttcatcCAGTGCAACTACTAAAAACGTCCAAATATGCTTTGAAATGTAATAAGTTCcataatttcatttcaaacgaATAGTCTAAATTCAGAGGGCAAAGGAAAGATATTCATTGacaattgaatatttttgcttGAAAGCTGAAATAATTACGTAGTCAAGAGTCTGCAGGAATCCAGTCACATGTCCAAGGCAACGCCAACTTTGGCTCCAAAAAACAGCCCAAAAACTTGCACCTCCTCAGTCCGCGTCTGTCTCCGCTCCGGTTCGGTCCTACCAAGTTCTGCCGTAGAGCAAAGTGGAGGAACCGAGCACGCCGCCGGTGTAATCAAGCACCGCCGCGTCCGTGCGCGCGCGGAAGCCCGTGGGCGACTCTAGCGAGCGGCCCCCTTTCCCTTCCCGGTGCTCCTCCTGGACGTCCCGTTCGAGTTGCTGGTTGCTCGTCTTGGCCTCCGCCGTCGGTTCGGGTTCGCCCCGGCTGGGCTTGGCGAGCATCGGCGATGAGCGGTTGATCGCGCacaggccgccgccgcctgcgTCATGCTGCCGCTGCGCCGCCTTGTCCTTGAGCTGTCGCTTGAGCTTGTAGCGGTGGTTCTGGAACCAGATCTTCACCTGGTTGGGGCTGAGGTGGATGAGGCCGGCCAGGTGCTCCCTCTCGGGGGCCGACAGGTACTTTTGCTGCTTGAAGCGGCGCTCCAGCTCGAAGACTTGGGCCTGCGAGAAGAGCACTCGACGCTTCCTCCGCGGGGCCGCCGACAAGGCGGCCTTGGTGCAGCCGTCCAAGGCTGCAGACAAGCCGCCCGACAGGCCGCCGCAGGAGCCCATCAGCTGGGAAACTGCAAAGTCAACACGAGGTTATGCCACTATTTTTTCTCCTTAATCCAAGAATATCTCACGAAGcgttattttttgtgtgcaagaTTTGCACACTTGCTTTAGTGCAGCAATCAATTGATCCCTAATCGAGGAAAACAGTGGTGTAATTTTACAGCCGATAAAAATAGATATGCACTCA
The Syngnathus acus chromosome 24, fSynAcu1.2, whole genome shotgun sequence genome window above contains:
- the LOC119118090 gene encoding homeobox protein Nkx-2.4-like codes for the protein MSLSPPRHSTPFSVIDILQHGPMDDLHRRFGAVQEPGLAGLYRYQQQQHQQQHQQHQHLHQQHQHHLQHQPHLSTSPDAYNVPHFSGSVGGFCSGGGGGEMPAYQESLRPVGPAAAAWYGGPETRYAPISQLMGSCGGLSGGLSAALDGCTKAALSAAPRRKRRVLFSQAQVFELERRFKQQKYLSAPEREHLAGLIHLSPNQVKIWFQNHRYKLKRQLKDKAAQRQHDAGGGGLCAINRSSPMLAKPSRGEPEPTAEAKTSNQQLERDVQEEHREGKGGRSLESPTGFRARTDAAVLDYTGGVLGSSTLLYGRTW